The sequence CTTACAAGCAGAGGGTCACAGGTTCGAACCCTGTTGTGACCACCATTATTAAAATAAAATATGCTGGCATGGCTCAATTGGTAGAGCAGCTGACTTGTAATCAGCAGGTTGTAGGTTCGAGTCCTATTGCCAGCTCCATGATACGGAGGAGTTCCCGAGTGGCCAAAGGGGGCAGACTGTAAATCTGTTGCAAGTTGCTTCAGTGGTTCGAATCCACTCTCCTCCACCAAAATATTTATAAATGCTAGCATATAATATGTTGTTTATGAATATTAATAGTGATATAATGAATAATAATTAAATAGTTAAATTTACTCTTATCCAGAGAGGTGGAGGGATACGGCCCTATGAAACCCGGCAACCTATGTAATTAAGTACATAAGGTGCCAATTCCGCAACAAGTATGTTGCAAGATAAGAATGTGTAGTACTGTATAGTCTCTTCTTATCGCAAGGAGAGGCTTTTATTTTTTATTTGAAAGGAGCGAAATGTCGATTTACGACGTGAAATTATGAAAAGATTATTTACTTCAGAATCAGTTACAGAAGGACATCCAGATAAAATCTGTGATCAAATTTCAGATGGAGTTTTGGATGCAATTTTATCTCAAGACCCTCATGCTAGAGTTGCTTGTGAAACAACTGTTACCACAGGTATGGTTTTAGTAATGGGAGAAATATCTACAAGTGCTAATGTTAACATCCCTAATATAGTTAGAGAAACAGTTAGAGGAATAGGTTATGACAGAGCTAAATATGGTTTTGATTGTGATACTTGTGCAGTGTTGACTTCTATAGATGAGCAGTCAAAAGATATAGCTATGGGTGTAGATGAAGCTATCGAATCAAAACAAGGTGAAATGGATAAAATAGACGCTATAGGTGCTGGAGACCAAGGTATGATGTTTGGTTTTGCTACAAACGAAACAAAGGAATTTATGCCTTTACCAATAGCTATGGCTCATAGATTATCTAGAAAGTTAACAGAAGTAAGAAAGAATGGTATTCTTGCTTATTTAAGACCAGATGGAAAGACTCAAGTAACAGTTGAGTATGAAGATAACATTCCAAAGAGAATAGATGCAATAGTAGTATCAACTCAACATGATGATAAGGTTACTCAAGAGCAAATAAGAAGTGATATAAG comes from Clostridium sp. TW13 and encodes:
- the metK gene encoding methionine adenosyltransferase codes for the protein MKRLFTSESVTEGHPDKICDQISDGVLDAILSQDPHARVACETTVTTGMVLVMGEISTSANVNIPNIVRETVRGIGYDRAKYGFDCDTCAVLTSIDEQSKDIAMGVDEAIESKQGEMDKIDAIGAGDQGMMFGFATNETKEFMPLPIAMAHRLSRKLTEVRKNGILAYLRPDGKTQVTVEYEDNIPKRIDAIVVSTQHDDKVTQEQIRSDIREHVINAVVPEELLDENTKYYINPTGRFVIGGPQGDSGLTGRKIIVDTYGGYGRHGGGAFSGKDPTKVDRSGAYAARWVAKNLVAAGVADKLEIEIAYAIGVAKPVSIEVDTFGTGKVSDEQITSIVEKVFDLRPGAIIRDLDLRRPIYKQTAAYGHFGRTDLNLPWEQLNKVEEIKKYI